The Quercus lobata isolate SW786 chromosome 9, ValleyOak3.0 Primary Assembly, whole genome shotgun sequence region CTCATATATATTGGGAACAAAGGAAGCACTCATGCTTGTTTCACGCTCAACAACTAACAAAGAAATTCTCTTTGGATTTCTAAGAAAGTCACTCCCACATGTGCAAAACAGAAAGTTTTCTACTtacccaaataaacaaacagttaaataaataactttccTAGCTTTTTGAGTGACATGCAACTAGGCTACCAAGTAATTTCAGGTCAGTCTTGATCTTAAGATACTGCACGTGCAAGGTAAGTGGGTGTTCCCTACCATGTGATAATGCCAATCAGTTAGAGGTGGAGGAGGCTATTTCCTTATGATTAAACCTATGCATTGCACATCAGAACTTGGCAACACGGAAATTCACTTCCTAAAACTGTTGGTATACTTCAATTAACTAACATGAAATGGTAAAGTTTGCTATATTCATAAGACTTTCCAAATCAGATGAAAATCAATTGTAGCTAAAGACGCTAAATTGCGTGGTTCCCTTTCTAAACAATAATTCTTCACGCTTTAATGATGTTTAAACTTTGCAACAACTAACGGTGATAACTGATatgtgatttattgatttaataGATTACCACACATCAAGATAATATTTTGCAGCTCTTTGCAACAATAGACACATCCATTTAGAATAGACAATGAGCAGCAGTACATCAAAGATAGAATCTTAAATTACCACTACTTTTCATACAATCCAGATAAGAAGGGTAATgaacacaaaaaaaatgaagggaaaaaaaaatctctatcaCATACAAGATATTGTCCCACATGAGTATCtcatttcaaaaatcaaaagagagagaaggaaaaactaAAATGATAATACAAGCCTCATCATTTCTTTATCCTATTCTGCTTTctggaagcataaacaatgaagCAAACACATTTAGGTGCAAATTGATACCAATTATACCAGCCTACTATTAAGGCACAAGTTAGGCCAAATTGGTCAATCTCCATACTTATGTTTGCTAGTGCCATCCTTCTTGAGTAGGCTTCCAAAATTTCCAAGCAAAGGCTTCTTCTACTTCTTATGTTGCTGCTGCTACATCTTATCAAAGCTCTCACCACCTTCCATCTTTGAGTCCACTTCCTCTTCAAAGCATTCCagctcttcttctctctctagcaaaaaattttcttttcaatcttgCAGCTCTCCTACATCTTAAATTCAACTTCAACAGAGtgctcttttctttctaatctCATCTTCCATCAGcaaaatatacaacaaaaatcactttattatttattttacataattcaaataggataattttattattatacaaCCAAGAGTTTCtacaaatttaaaagaagttttattctgtattctatattatttaataacctaccatattttttaaataatactaattaaaaaaatattactatattaaatttttttaaaaaaaattaaaaatttattatattttatattattttgaatttcttttgataggtttctttttcttctttttccagGTTTAAACTAATTATGAGCAAAATATACAGCTAAGCACTAGCACATACAGAATTATATATaccaattatttataaattaagtggagatttataaaattataataaatatagaGTCACTTATCCTAAcaattatttcaaaaagagagagagcaaaaaaggattttattttttagctccCTAATCAGAAAAAAATCCCCTCTTGCAAaaaaggattttatttttatccacGTTTCCTAGAATTCCTCTCTTTTTCGACTTTCCCTTCGACCTTTTCCCAAATTCCCCAAATTCTTCTCAGTGCTCTCATTGTCACCAACTACATCAAGCCTGAAAGAGCAACTTAGTTGtcaattatacttaaaaagCTACTAAAACTAACTTTTTTCAAATAGTACAAAAACTGGgaccaaattaattatttgttaattATGGTTGTAACATACGTGCGATgcgaaaaattttcaattcatataataaattttagcaactcacttgattatttttttaccttttcaaGTCGAAAAAATAATGGACATTCTCATTTTAAGCTCTATGAAGGTTTTCGTTAGTGAAAGCCTTACAGTAGGGAGTTCAAAAATGCTACTCCTAGCAGGAATCTGATCATTCCTAACCCTACCAATTTTATGGGAATAGAGAAGGccatgaaaatattgtaaaatctCCATCTCCCAATCATGGACTGATCTGGTAAAAAGAATGTCCCAATGAATAACCCCATTAGTGTGCCTCATAAGTGTCATTATTTAGGGCAATTCAAAAAGGTGCTAGAAAGGCCTCCTCAAGGATCACCCATGGATCAAGCCGAAAGCGAATACGAGAAACACAACCCACCTCAAACTTGATGAGTTTAGAAAACCTCTTACATTCATTCTAATTATGTTCCCACAAAGACAGACCATAGGGTTCAGctatgactctctctctctctctctctctctctctctatatatatatatatatataaagtaaataCTTGATTAAAAGTAGCATAAGTGTAACTACCCAAGTACACGGGATGACAGGAAGTGTACACAGGGCATAGGTACAAACTGAAATAcggaaattttagaaaaataggaaataaaaaCTACTTCAAATGATTAATGTAGACCTAGAGaatttaacaataaatatttcaaattcGCCACTATTAACTCCTACCCATCAAAACAACAACCATTCCTTTCTCTCGCTAAAGAACACATGAGAAACCAGGGGATTGCATTCCAAGTCCCCTGCTTCTTCTCCCACCAAACCTCCCCCTCCAAGAAGACAACATTTCCTCTaccattttcttcctttttattccCCCTCTATCTcttttgccatttctttttttacgattaagaagaaaaaagaaaaagaaaaaagtaagacaACTCTAATGAGTTCTTTTTAGCACTACAACACAGACACACAAGCAAAAGGTCATGCTGGctcaatatttttattggttcacTATGTGTGCAACAATCAATCACAAACAATATCAAATACTTCTGATcacaccaaaaaaacaaaaaaaaccaacaacaacaacaatatcaaaTACGAATATATAATAGCCACAACCATAAACGGATCATATAAATCTGGAGCAAAAATATGGTCAAACGGTAAAAGCATGACAAGGGTTTCAATTCATCCATACCTGTGATGAAATCGCTTGTTTCAATTCCTCTCAGTATGATACCACGTTTGCTCCATCAAGTAAGGCAAGGTTCTCCATGTAAGTAGCTACATCTAAGTGGTAATCAATTTGATTACTAATCTCCTTCTCATGTAGAGCTTCAGGATCAATTAAAACAGACTTATGTTTCCTCTCTAATTCACTGTTGGTAGAGACCAGGCGAGACCTATGTCGAACTAGAAGTAAACCATACTTGGTGAAACCAATGAAATCAGtagaactttcaattggtagaACACAAAGTTTATTCCAGGAATCAAGCACACCATACTCCCTCATCACCCATATGGAGCATAGCTTGCTAAGTGGTTGTGCACCATGTCCAAATTTAATCAAAGCAAGTTTTTCCTTGTATGACGTAAGACATTTCGCAATAAGACCTCCTTCATCAGGCACTGGTAGCTCTTTGAATTTCTCACTATTGAcatcaaatgacaaaatcaTAGGAGTATAACGCCTCTCTTGCCCACCTccttcttctatcatttctatcATCCAATGCAAATGTCCACTAACAAATGGGAATGCCGAAATACCATTGAAACTGTAGGAAATAACATTGGGTCTCCAGTAGATTCCAAGTTCAACTCTTTTCCATGAATCCGAACTTAATGAGTACACCTCAACCTCAGGGGGAGGCATCCATTTGGTACGAGTCCATGAAAACCTGACAACCTTGTAGTCATTATTCAGGGAATCATATCCAAATCCGTGTGCCACATTAAGCACCTGGGTCTGGTTCAAGCAAGTATTGGGCAACctcttaaattttctaatactgGGGTTCCACAAGTACACATTTTTAGACTTTGATTTGATAAAATCAGTGAAACATAATATGCCATTACAAGAACCCACTAAACCGTGATACCCAGATTGAAAAGTGAAGGGAATTCTAAACTCGGATATGGTTTCAAAGGTGCGGTCGAAAGCGAGCGTACAGATTTGACTGTGAGGACGATGAAAAGAAGCCATGAGAACAACAGTCCTGGGCATGTGTATGACATAACCACCATCATGATTGTTGTAGCACAGCAAGTGGGTGGAGATGAAATTGGGGTTGGTGATGTAAGAGTACCAGGTTTTGCAAACGCACCTGAATCTTAGTAGGGATTTGACGGGTAGTCTTGCTAGGATTTCCAATACGATTTCTTCTGGGAGATCATGCTTCATCCTACGTCGGAGGATCTTCGTTGGTCGTGCTTCTTTCCTTTGGGACATTTTCGGACGGAAGAGAAAGAGACACTGTGTTTTTGATCcaacccttcttttttttttttttttttacactttactttctttcatttattaaaCTGCGTACATTTCTAAAATGTGGTTGAATTAAATCAATTAATGACTttaggatgattttttttttaatttttgtttgaggtAAACTTTAaggtaattgttaataaattataataaaaaagtttttacacaatttttataaaaaatataaaaaaactatcaaaaacatttagacatttattattttattattttttcaataaaatgtttctaaaaataattcttttaagacattggttaacatttccatttaaattatatctttttttttttttttatacatcaaTTGTGATTATTgatctaaaataataaaagtaaatgagtataagagaatattttacttttctttttacatgCTTTGTATTAACTTAGggtaaagataaaaaaatgtgaagaaaaagaaacaaaaagggTCCAACTCCTCTCCCGTTAGAAATCCTTccattttctactttttttgtATAGATGAAGAACACATGGCAATTAAGTGATCTAATGGTTCAAAAAAAGCTACGTCAAGCTATTCTATTTCTTGCAATCTCCTATTCTTTGCCTTTCCTCATAATCTCATAAGAGAATAGAATATAGGACTATTTCCTCCGAGGTGCTTTTCCCCCTCGTGATTTGGTTTCTGTCCTTGCATCCTTGTAAatatgaagaaagagaaacaaaagttgaaaaatgagaagaaagaaaattttataattggttgattttttttatatttgatctCATTTTAAATTGCTTTCATATTGTTTGGTTATTAAGACTCAAGAGGATGAAGAATTTAGTTCTTGTTGAGTAAATCTTTTTTAGTTAAAgtggtttttattttccaagctaacatgaaatttttttattataatgaaGCTAACAAATATGCTGTAAATGTTTTTTTAGCTACGCcaacattttttattagtagATGACAGTAATAATATCATTGAAACATGTTTGAAAACAGTAATTACCAAATtgacaacccaaaaaaaaaaaaaaaattgaggtaaAATAGCATATGTTTTTTCCCATTTAAGGGGGGAATGTACTCCTTTCTACCTCATACTTTTATTTAGCttacttttaaataataattaaaaaaaatcaataaaaacaatcTATACCCAATAAACCATTACAATTACTAGATGAagagttgttttgttttaataagaacAAATTATTTCACATCATCAATCTATTAAGACATTGAAATAACCCCCATTAATCCACACTTGTATTGTTCATGGTATTGTTCCACGGTTAATCACCTCCACCATGTCCACCAATCCCACAAAACCTTGTTTTGACATTGTATGTTAATCAAGAAATCAACAATCTAATATCCAAATTAATCTTTGATAATACCATTAGCTCCCAAAGAATCATGGATTTCTTTGGGGCTGCAATCTATATTTAACTTATGACTTGCAATGGCCAATAAGAAAGGGAACCATGAAATCCAGCTTAGTTGTATAGTGAGTGAAACTTATGTGTTATAAGCATAGAAGTCTAGAAGTAATTATTTCATGCCAAATGAACTAGTCactattcatcttctttttcctatTTAACCTGTAAAGagtgaaatagaaaaaaaggaTGACTTGAAAATGTCTTCTTCTatcattaatatatttcaaattatatttttaagtcTCTTTTTTCCCTTCCATATAACAAGTGAGAGTGTGAAATGTGAACCCAGATTTTCTATGCTAGACTATATTTGGAAATTTATTTCAACTTACAGgccttttcatttttatctttttccaaacaaaagattaaaaaaataattaaaaaaaaaaaaaaccaacaacagtCAAGTAGACCTACAATCATATTCATATGATATAAAAGCTTACAAACTCAATTGTGCTTCAACAACTTCTATGACGATCAAATATTTGAAGAGCACCTAGGTTGTGACATTTTCCATCAAAAGAGAGGAGAGTATTTGTGTTGTGAGTAACATTGGAATTCCTTAAATAggcttttttagttttttgtaattaattggCTGAATTTTTGGAGCTTTGATCTCATCTAAAATAGTTTTCATATTGTTTGGTTTGTCaattaaggaaaatatttatttatttttgatatatgttttaaaattttatcattgaAATATACCTAAAAAGAGTAGGAACTATACGAGGAAAAAATTTCTGAGGGACTAAGATTAAATTGACCCTAAGTCGAGGACCAAAAGCATAGTTAAGCCTAgttagatattttattttatttttattttaaagttagAATCCCTATTTACCTACGACAAATAttaatcttataagttttatctaacttattttataataaaataaatcaataccAAATAAACCCTTTATAGTTACAtgaattccaattaacctaattggtaaaatgttttctttaaaaaaaaatagtaaaatgttTTATCTCTTAAATAAGAGTAATCATCATGGAGCAGACATCATAGATTGAAAACCTAT contains the following coding sequences:
- the LOC115960358 gene encoding F-box/kelch-repeat protein At3g23880-like; translation: MSQRKEARPTKILRRRMKHDLPEEIVLEILARLPVKSLLRFRCVCKTWYSYITNPNFISTHLLCYNNHDGGYVIHMPRTVVLMASFHRPHSQICTLAFDRTFETISEFRIPFTFQSGYHGLVGSCNGILCFTDFIKSKSKNVYLWNPSIRKFKRLPNTCLNQTQVLNVAHGFGYDSLNNDYKVVRFSWTRTKWMPPPEVEVYSLSSDSWKRVELGIYWRPNVISYSFNGISAFPFVSGHLHWMIEMIEEGGGQERRYTPMILSFDVNSEKFKELPVPDEGGLIAKCLTSYKEKLALIKFGHGAQPLSKLCSIWVMREYGVLDSWNKLCVLPIESSTDFIGFTKYGLLLVRHRSRLVSTNSELERKHKSVLIDPEALHEKEISNQIDYHLDVATYMENLALLDGANVVSY